A genomic stretch from Nitrobacter winogradskyi Nb-255 includes:
- the cas1 gene encoding type II CRISPR-associated endonuclease Cas1, with amino-acid sequence MVGRVVEVAGDGRHLATERGFMIVSEKAGEIGRVPLDDVAAVIANAHGLTYSNNLLVNLAARGVPVVLCGANHRPAAVVWPVDGHHAQAGRMSDQANASAPLKKRLWQQIVQAKILAQGATLAAVGAEAGGFRLLARKVRTGDPDNVEAEAARRYWRLLLGSDFRRDQDGGGINGLLNYGYAVLRAATARAVMAAGLHPSLGLKHSNRGNALVLVDDLMEPFRPAVDREVHRLRAILD; translated from the coding sequence ATGGTGGGACGCGTAGTGGAAGTCGCCGGCGACGGTCGTCATCTCGCGACCGAACGCGGCTTCATGATCGTGTCCGAGAAAGCCGGCGAAATCGGCCGGGTGCCGCTGGACGATGTCGCGGCGGTGATCGCGAACGCGCATGGCCTAACCTACTCGAACAACCTGCTTGTCAATCTGGCGGCTCGCGGCGTGCCGGTGGTTCTTTGCGGAGCCAATCACCGTCCCGCGGCCGTGGTGTGGCCGGTCGACGGCCATCATGCGCAGGCCGGCCGCATGAGCGATCAGGCCAATGCGTCGGCTCCGCTGAAAAAGCGGCTCTGGCAGCAGATCGTTCAGGCCAAGATCCTTGCGCAAGGCGCCACGCTTGCCGCGGTTGGAGCAGAGGCTGGAGGATTCAGGCTGCTGGCCCGCAAGGTGCGGACCGGCGATCCGGACAATGTCGAAGCCGAAGCGGCGCGGCGCTATTGGCGGCTTCTGCTCGGATCTGACTTTCGACGAGATCAGGACGGCGGCGGCATCAATGGCCTGCTCAACTACGGCTACGCGGTGCTGCGCGCCGCCACCGCGCGCGCTGTCATGGCTGCGGGCCTTCATCCCAGCCTTGGGCTGAAACACTCGAACCGAGGCAATGCGCTTGTCCTGGTCGATGACCTGATGGAGCCGTTCCGCCCGGCGGTGGACCGCGAAGTTCATCGACTTAGAGCCATTTTGGATTGA
- a CDS encoding LuxR C-terminal-related transcriptional regulator, whose product MSANEYRCSDGSHFSHHFTPTDQRVRKTSAPVRVAYPRPPLDPRPQLNVGSASCGASPPTRRHRQARLQNAAIVNVDSPWQARPKNPAARPSSPPPSTQAADLDHNSRTAQCVSGTKDSFDAGPKPAQNSIIIIDERALVRDCLVYCLQARYVSHAVFSFATLSDWMKVAGDFPAPSVILLYARTPQKKTLNDIDDIESLARVAVSAPLIIVSDVEDGSRVMRAIESGARGYIPTSMTLGIALEAVRLVEAGGTFVPISVMSSFQNAGHDESQLFTSRQIMVIEALRRGKANKQIAYELGMCESTVKAHIRHIMRKLKARNRTEVAMMVSSLFERLEHDRAD is encoded by the coding sequence ATGAGCGCGAATGAATATCGTTGTTCTGACGGAAGCCATTTTTCTCATCATTTCACACCGACTGACCAGAGAGTCCGCAAGACATCCGCCCCGGTCCGAGTAGCTTATCCACGTCCTCCTCTCGACCCTCGGCCACAACTGAATGTCGGAAGCGCCTCATGCGGTGCATCGCCTCCGACGCGCCGACACCGACAAGCGCGATTGCAGAACGCTGCTATTGTTAATGTAGACTCGCCCTGGCAGGCGCGTCCAAAGAACCCCGCAGCCAGGCCCTCCTCACCACCACCATCAACACAAGCTGCAGACCTCGATCACAACAGCCGGACCGCGCAATGCGTCAGCGGAACGAAAGATTCGTTCGACGCCGGGCCAAAGCCCGCGCAGAACTCGATTATCATTATCGATGAAAGAGCCCTTGTCCGCGATTGCCTGGTGTATTGTTTGCAAGCCAGGTATGTCAGTCATGCGGTCTTTTCGTTCGCGACTTTGTCAGACTGGATGAAGGTAGCGGGCGATTTTCCTGCTCCCTCGGTTATCCTTCTCTACGCTCGGACTCCCCAAAAGAAGACGCTGAATGATATCGATGACATCGAGAGCCTCGCTCGCGTCGCCGTGAGCGCGCCCTTGATCATCGTATCGGATGTCGAGGACGGATCACGGGTCATGCGCGCGATCGAGAGCGGCGCGCGGGGTTATATTCCAACAAGCATGACCCTCGGCATCGCCCTGGAAGCGGTGCGATTGGTAGAAGCCGGCGGCACGTTTGTCCCCATCAGCGTGATGTCGTCTTTCCAGAACGCCGGTCATGATGAAAGCCAGCTATTCACCTCGCGTCAGATCATGGTCATCGAGGCGTTGCGCCGCGGCAAGGCGAACAAGCAGATCGCCTACGAACTCGGCATGTGTGAAAGCACCGTGAAAGCCCACATCCGTCACATCATGCGCAAGCTCAAGGCCCGGAACCGTACGGAGGTCGCGATGATGGTGAGCAGCTTGTTTGAAAGGCTGGAACACGACCGGGCTGATTAA
- a CDS encoding type I secretion system permease/ATPase — MSLDDNRGNSNSSSGSEDRAEPVISPAERDSNDQSDLASPVKPSETLDGRAEEVSPPVAADGKGADAPLPTAGGDHRGGKGNLNGGGGRGPQLHKRSGDNEFRDVLGKGLAAARQNLVTVGIFSIVVNLLVLSIPIYLFNMSDRVLTSRSVDTLIMLSSIVVMAIAAHVLMDMLRRFILMRVAVETEARLGGPVLSAAAKAAQSGSSREFQTLADLQHLRAFITGPVLLTIFDAPVAPAYLAVVFLINPQLGLIVLASSASLIGVALINQRVTAVPFTRANAFGTRANLQAEAMARNAQVINAMGMIPEGVQIWGQETVESLKAQVAGHDLNIIMTGISKFLRLGTQIGILGWGAYLALESELTGGMIIAASIVASRALAPLEGTIEGWRQFVQARSAYSRIKSLLQSSPLNLERLRLPRPEGRLSVERILYVPPPNKKVILNGISFQLEPGESLAIVGPSGTGKTMLARMLVGSIIPTAGNVRLDMMDLRNWDPRQFGESVGYLPQEVQLFPASIKANIARMRADAVDEDIFDAAETADVHEMISEMAQGYETVIGMDGSPLSGGQRQRIGLARAFYGNPRLIVLDEPNANLDASGERALAKALVRAKEKRMTVVTITQRPALLQSVDKIMILRNGAVQAFGARDEVIPLMSGRKRPSPSAAPMLDA, encoded by the coding sequence ATGAGTCTGGACGATAACAGAGGAAATTCCAATTCGTCCTCGGGTTCAGAAGATCGAGCCGAACCTGTCATCTCGCCGGCGGAGCGAGATTCAAACGATCAGTCGGACCTCGCTTCGCCCGTAAAGCCTTCCGAGACGCTTGATGGACGAGCGGAGGAAGTGTCACCTCCCGTCGCCGCGGACGGCAAGGGAGCGGATGCGCCCTTGCCTACTGCGGGTGGTGATCATCGTGGCGGAAAGGGAAATCTGAACGGCGGCGGCGGTCGTGGTCCACAGCTGCACAAGCGCTCCGGCGACAATGAATTCCGCGATGTTCTCGGCAAGGGATTGGCGGCCGCACGACAAAACCTTGTCACCGTCGGAATCTTTTCGATTGTCGTGAACCTTCTGGTTCTTTCGATTCCCATCTATCTCTTCAACATGTCGGATCGCGTGCTGACCAGCCGAAGCGTCGACACGCTGATCATGCTGTCGTCGATCGTGGTTATGGCGATCGCGGCTCATGTTCTGATGGATATGCTGCGCCGCTTCATCCTGATGAGGGTCGCCGTTGAAACCGAAGCGCGATTGGGCGGTCCCGTCCTGAGCGCCGCAGCGAAGGCGGCGCAAAGCGGATCCAGCCGGGAGTTTCAGACCCTCGCGGACTTGCAGCACCTGCGTGCGTTCATCACGGGCCCGGTTCTGCTGACGATCTTCGATGCACCGGTGGCCCCGGCCTATCTCGCCGTTGTCTTTCTGATCAATCCTCAGCTGGGCTTGATCGTGCTCGCTTCGAGCGCTTCTTTGATCGGAGTCGCGCTCATCAACCAGCGTGTCACCGCGGTGCCGTTCACGCGGGCGAATGCATTTGGAACCCGTGCGAATCTGCAGGCGGAAGCGATGGCGCGCAACGCCCAGGTGATCAATGCGATGGGCATGATTCCGGAAGGCGTCCAGATCTGGGGACAGGAAACGGTGGAATCGCTCAAGGCTCAGGTTGCCGGCCACGACCTCAACATCATCATGACCGGCATTTCAAAGTTCCTGCGCCTCGGTACCCAGATCGGCATACTCGGTTGGGGCGCTTATCTCGCGCTCGAAAGCGAGCTGACCGGTGGCATGATCATCGCGGCGTCGATTGTCGCCAGCCGCGCCCTGGCTCCGCTGGAAGGCACGATCGAGGGTTGGCGGCAGTTCGTCCAGGCTCGCTCGGCCTATAGCCGCATCAAGAGTCTGCTTCAGAGTTCGCCGCTTAACCTCGAGCGGTTGCGGCTGCCGCGTCCGGAGGGCCGCCTTAGCGTTGAGCGCATCCTCTACGTTCCCCCTCCGAACAAGAAGGTGATCCTCAACGGCATCAGCTTTCAGCTCGAGCCAGGCGAGTCGCTCGCGATCGTGGGGCCGTCCGGAACGGGAAAGACCATGCTGGCGCGAATGCTGGTGGGATCGATTATTCCGACCGCCGGGAATGTTCGTCTGGATATGATGGATCTGCGCAACTGGGATCCGCGCCAGTTTGGCGAAAGCGTCGGCTACCTGCCCCAGGAGGTTCAACTGTTTCCGGCGTCGATCAAGGCGAATATCGCGCGAATGCGCGCGGACGCGGTCGATGAAGACATCTTCGATGCGGCGGAAACGGCGGATGTTCACGAGATGATTTCGGAGATGGCTCAGGGCTACGAGACGGTGATCGGTATGGATGGCAGCCCGCTGTCGGGCGGGCAGCGGCAGCGGATCGGGCTCGCGCGCGCCTTCTACGGCAATCCCAGGTTGATCGTGCTTGATGAGCCAAACGCCAATCTGGATGCGAGCGGCGAGCGGGCGCTGGCGAAGGCATTGGTGCGCGCGAAGGAGAAGCGGATGACGGTGGTGACCATCACGCAGCGGCCGGCGCTGCTACAGAGCGTCGACAAGATCATGATCTTGCGGAACGGCGCCGTGCAGGCGTTCGGAGCGCGCGACGAAGTGATTCCGCTGATGTCAGGCCGCAAACGACCCAGCCCTTCCGCCGCGCCAATGCTCGACGCATGA
- a CDS encoding HlyD family type I secretion periplasmic adaptor subunit, with amino-acid sequence MSMTATGDQPWHVDLPRSTRGLTLAGVVIVAVTVLGFGVWGNTAPIAGAVVASGVFVATGQNKIIQHLEGGMIDEIKVREGDTVEPGQILVELDRTSAKAEMQRLFLRNARLTALDARLQAQVREETEVHFPPELASDSKDPQIRSIVNAQLLSFTAQRNNANSDIAGIEDSIKALNERIAGSKVQLDGVRRQIALIEEDIKTKEHLLAAGLVRKPEVLLLQRNQANLEGEVGRIMGDIGDAKERISRAVEQINGVRKVAIKTAVEQMHEVRGELADVRERMQSAKGVLDRTTIRAPVKGVVVKLRFHTRGGVVEPGKPIMELLPLDEPLIIEARVRPQDIDSVKHGQEAMVRLTALSQRITPMVSGDVIYLSADTVADEKKSQQTGPSDIYVIRVRLNNAEVVAIHGFHPTPGMPAEVFIKTSERTFFQYIMKPIDDSMSRAFRER; translated from the coding sequence ATGAGCATGACAGCGACCGGCGATCAGCCCTGGCACGTCGACCTTCCACGCTCGACACGAGGCCTCACCCTTGCAGGCGTGGTGATCGTCGCTGTGACGGTGCTGGGATTCGGTGTCTGGGGCAACACAGCGCCGATTGCCGGCGCCGTCGTGGCGTCCGGCGTGTTCGTGGCCACAGGCCAGAACAAGATCATTCAGCATCTTGAAGGCGGCATGATCGACGAGATCAAGGTTCGCGAAGGTGACACCGTGGAACCCGGACAGATCCTCGTTGAACTGGACCGGACTTCGGCGAAAGCCGAAATGCAGCGGCTCTTCCTTCGCAACGCGCGGCTCACGGCCCTCGATGCGCGCTTGCAGGCACAGGTTCGCGAGGAAACGGAAGTCCACTTTCCGCCGGAACTGGCATCCGATTCAAAGGATCCGCAGATACGCAGCATCGTCAACGCTCAACTGCTTTCTTTTACGGCCCAACGCAACAATGCCAACAGCGATATTGCCGGGATTGAGGATAGCATCAAGGCCCTGAACGAGCGCATCGCGGGTTCCAAGGTTCAACTCGACGGCGTGCGGCGACAGATCGCGCTGATCGAAGAAGATATCAAGACCAAGGAGCACCTTTTGGCGGCGGGGCTCGTGCGCAAGCCCGAGGTTCTTCTTCTGCAACGCAATCAGGCCAATCTGGAAGGCGAGGTCGGCCGCATCATGGGCGACATCGGTGACGCCAAGGAGCGGATATCCCGCGCGGTCGAGCAGATCAACGGCGTGCGGAAGGTCGCCATCAAGACCGCCGTCGAACAGATGCACGAAGTGCGTGGTGAACTGGCCGATGTCCGCGAGCGGATGCAGAGCGCAAAGGGCGTCCTTGACCGGACCACGATCCGCGCGCCGGTCAAGGGCGTCGTCGTCAAGCTGCGATTTCATACGCGCGGCGGCGTGGTGGAGCCGGGAAAGCCCATCATGGAGTTGCTGCCGCTTGATGAGCCGTTGATCATCGAAGCCAGGGTGAGGCCCCAGGATATCGACTCGGTCAAGCACGGCCAGGAAGCGATGGTTCGGCTGACGGCGCTCAGCCAGCGGATTACGCCGATGGTTTCCGGAGACGTTATCTATCTCTCGGCCGATACGGTCGCCGACGAAAAGAAGTCGCAACAGACCGGACCGAGCGACATCTATGTCATTCGCGTGCGGCTGAACAACGCCGAAGTTGTCGCGATCCACGGCTTCCATCCGACGCCGGGCATGCCGGCTGAAGTCTTCATCAAGACCAGCGAACGAACCTTCTTCCAGTACATCATGAAGCCGATCGATGACAGCATGTCACGGGCGTTTCGCGAGCGATAG
- a CDS encoding GNAT family N-acetyltransferase, with the protein MHIDLIEDMDTFSRLRENWDEVYDSDPYATLFLSWTWLLSWLEKLSTPWIVLAAKRSGSDAHYVAFFPLRIDTRIDGEGRLSNDLRMAGSHAADYCGLISIPDFESDAITAFAQQIKRLNWTDFVLGNFSGSDARFTKLVSCFSQSKFTISQMDRVNKTDQVDNALCPYVELPDDWDTYLETLSANTRQKLRRLLRVVDANSDYRITHATADTVATDLDTLLRFWEIKWRPRKGKLTDSLVRAHRAMLSRSFDRGLLFLPTLWAGDRPLAALAILVDERKKSFLFYITGRDEEFAGPQPGLILHGHSIRYAISCGMKRYDFLRGNERYKYSFGVNERRLHCYVVATRSGRNLGGRLDVRAIADALKEATDLHQEGKIDQAARAYRQILETDPRNEGALHRYGQLLARRGDHVAAKRMFKLLTRMRTDTYKPWLLLGQSCEAMGQFLEAANAYREVIRLQPAVPDIFSKLVNVLFKAGRIEDARQALMTSYGVGSTGAEGGASFSIH; encoded by the coding sequence ATGCACATCGACCTCATAGAGGATATGGATACTTTCAGCCGGTTGAGAGAGAACTGGGACGAGGTCTATGATTCCGATCCCTATGCAACGCTGTTCCTGTCCTGGACCTGGCTCCTTTCCTGGCTGGAAAAGCTTTCCACGCCATGGATCGTTCTCGCGGCCAAAAGAAGCGGATCAGATGCTCACTATGTCGCGTTCTTTCCACTTCGGATCGACACCAGGATCGATGGAGAGGGGCGTCTTTCCAACGATCTTCGAATGGCCGGTAGCCACGCCGCAGACTATTGCGGGTTGATCTCGATTCCCGATTTCGAATCAGACGCGATCACCGCGTTCGCCCAACAGATCAAGCGCTTGAACTGGACCGACTTTGTTCTCGGAAACTTTAGTGGATCTGACGCCAGGTTCACAAAGCTCGTATCATGCTTTTCCCAATCAAAGTTCACCATCAGCCAGATGGATCGCGTCAACAAGACAGATCAGGTTGACAATGCGTTATGTCCGTATGTGGAACTGCCGGACGACTGGGATACGTATCTTGAAACCCTCAGCGCCAATACGCGGCAGAAGCTGCGCCGCCTGCTGCGCGTGGTCGATGCCAATAGCGATTACCGCATCACTCACGCGACCGCCGATACGGTGGCGACGGATCTGGATACGCTTCTGCGTTTCTGGGAGATCAAATGGCGGCCCAGAAAGGGAAAGCTTACAGACAGCCTCGTTCGCGCGCATCGCGCCATGCTTTCTCGCAGCTTCGATCGCGGCTTGCTTTTTCTGCCGACGCTCTGGGCGGGCGACCGTCCCCTTGCCGCTCTGGCCATCCTGGTGGATGAACGGAAGAAGTCATTCCTGTTTTATATCACGGGACGGGACGAGGAATTCGCGGGTCCTCAGCCCGGGCTTATCCTGCACGGCCACAGTATTCGCTACGCCATCTCATGCGGGATGAAGCGTTATGATTTTCTGCGAGGAAACGAGCGTTACAAGTACTCATTCGGCGTCAATGAGCGTCGGCTTCATTGCTACGTTGTCGCGACGCGAAGCGGTCGCAATCTGGGTGGACGACTTGACGTACGGGCGATCGCAGACGCCTTGAAGGAAGCGACGGATCTGCATCAGGAAGGGAAGATCGATCAGGCGGCGCGGGCCTATCGTCAGATACTCGAAACGGATCCGCGAAATGAAGGGGCGCTCCATCGCTACGGTCAGCTTCTTGCCAGAAGAGGCGATCACGTTGCTGCAAAACGCATGTTCAAGCTGCTCACCCGAATGAGAACCGACACCTACAAGCCATGGCTTCTGCTCGGGCAATCCTGCGAAGCCATGGGCCAGTTTCTCGAAGCGGCGAACGCTTATCGCGAGGTGATCCGGTTGCAGCCGGCCGTGCCGGACATTTTCAGCAAGCTCGTCAACGTTCTTTTCAAGGCCGGCCGCATTGAGGATGCGAGGCAGGCACTCATGACCAGCTATGGAGTCGGATCGACGGGTGCGGAAGGTGGTGCATCGTTCAGCATTCACTGA
- the narH gene encoding nitrate reductase subunit beta — MDIRAQVSMVFHLDKCIGCHTCSIACKNIWTDRKGTEYMYWNNVETKPGTGYPTRWEDQTKYRGGWVVDGQRQKSLRLRLQGKWGTLTNIFYNPYLPTLDDYFEPWTYDYQNLITAPLADEQPTARAISMVTGKYMDTIEAGPNWDDDLGGSQVYANNDPNFDGASDEEMRQINEINSTVFFYLPRICNHCLNPGCVAACPQGALYKRGEDGVVLVSQERCRAWRMCVSGCPYKKTYFNWSTGKAEKCILCYPRLESGQPPACFHSCVGRIRYIGLVLYDADAIEETAKSPQDQLVMAQRNIIKDPFDPEIIAAARANGIPAAKIQAAQQSPVYQFVKKWGIALPLHPEFRTLPMLFYVPPLGPVLAKVENGVYNNISHEARLGPLMSSLERSRVSLRYMASLLSGGNEEIIRDVYKKLVAVRVYMRSRKVKDIPDEEVQRALSEGKTTAAEVEAIWRLTSMPTFEERFVVPPMERETAVDALFPQLDPVSHNYPIRRGAVGVGFHTDPARGP, encoded by the coding sequence ATGGACATCCGAGCTCAAGTTTCGATGGTCTTTCACCTGGACAAGTGCATCGGTTGCCACACCTGCAGCATCGCGTGCAAGAACATCTGGACCGATCGCAAGGGCACCGAGTACATGTACTGGAACAACGTGGAGACCAAGCCGGGTACGGGTTACCCGACACGTTGGGAAGACCAGACCAAGTATCGTGGCGGCTGGGTGGTTGACGGTCAGAGGCAGAAGAGCCTTCGGCTTCGGCTGCAGGGCAAGTGGGGAACGCTGACGAACATCTTCTACAATCCCTATCTGCCGACGCTCGACGACTATTTCGAGCCGTGGACCTACGACTACCAGAACCTGATCACTGCGCCTCTGGCTGACGAGCAGCCGACCGCGCGGGCGATTTCGATGGTGACCGGCAAATACATGGACACGATTGAGGCGGGTCCGAACTGGGACGACGACCTCGGCGGTTCGCAGGTTTACGCCAACAACGACCCGAACTTCGACGGCGCCTCCGACGAGGAAATGCGCCAGATCAACGAGATCAACAGCACGGTGTTCTTCTATCTGCCGCGCATCTGCAACCATTGCCTCAATCCGGGATGCGTTGCGGCCTGCCCGCAGGGCGCGCTCTACAAGCGTGGTGAGGACGGCGTCGTGCTGGTGAGCCAGGAACGCTGCCGGGCCTGGCGCATGTGTGTCTCGGGCTGCCCCTACAAGAAGACCTACTTCAACTGGTCGACCGGCAAGGCCGAGAAGTGCATCCTGTGCTATCCGCGTCTTGAGAGCGGCCAGCCGCCGGCGTGCTTCCACTCCTGCGTGGGACGCATCCGCTACATCGGCCTCGTGCTTTACGATGCGGACGCGATCGAGGAGACGGCGAAGTCGCCGCAGGATCAGCTGGTGATGGCCCAGCGCAACATCATCAAGGATCCGTTCGATCCGGAGATCATCGCCGCCGCGCGAGCCAACGGGATTCCGGCTGCGAAAATCCAGGCTGCGCAACAATCACCGGTCTACCAGTTCGTGAAGAAGTGGGGCATCGCGCTACCGCTGCATCCGGAGTTCCGCACGTTGCCGATGCTGTTCTATGTGCCGCCGCTGGGGCCGGTTCTGGCCAAGGTGGAGAACGGCGTTTACAACAACATCTCTCATGAAGCGCGGCTCGGACCGTTGATGAGTTCGCTTGAGCGATCACGCGTATCGCTTCGCTACATGGCGAGTCTGCTGTCGGGCGGCAATGAGGAGATCATCCGCGACGTCTACAAGAAGCTGGTTGCGGTGCGCGTCTACATGCGTTCGCGGAAGGTCAAGGACATTCCGGACGAGGAGGTGCAGCGGGCGCTGTCGGAAGGCAAGACCACCGCGGCGGAAGTCGAGGCGATCTGGCGTCTGACATCGATGCCGACCTTCGAGGAGCGCTTCGTGGTTCCGCCGATGGAGCGTGAGACGGCGGTCGACGCCCTGTTCCCGCAGCTTGATCCGGTCTCTCATAACTATCCGATCCGCAGAGGCGCGGTCGGCGTCGGCTTCCACACCGACCCGGCAAGAGGACCATAG
- a CDS encoding tyrosinase family protein, with the protein MTTTRRTVLLQGGAIGAGLIAANVSAVRALAATKTTPVRRSLQGLAWNDPIVATYRDAVGIMKQKPANDKFNWVQLANFHGNISTGFRYCPHGDWYFLPWHRAYTAMYERIVRSLTKNQDFAMPYWDWTASPTMPEVFLPEKTPDGKTNWLCVNEDGRKRTWPPTQPMPANIVGPAVLSTILNASPYEVFGTSRPAGQNSLDPSWITGGGGVQGTLEATPHNQVHNNIGGWMPTAASPRDPIFFMHHGNIDRIWALWNLKHQNSTDPLWTDMPFKENFLNPDGSFWSPKVSDLYVPEKLGYSYGFTQTPVVASSARTMTLERSLNAVLGAKAASKVEAGKVETAVVENNKSATPGAALALKIEVPQAALQGVVRSAPVGSGFDTMDFAAAREASARGSRALAIIRNVAITDPSTTTMQIYLGDEPVPADASPSDRRYVGSFAMLDHGGGGHGAHGDHERPSFVLDLTDALQKVYGSAGTIPGAIGLQLVVSNETGSGKAGSATPQRVEVVLVSG; encoded by the coding sequence ATGACAACGACACGACGGACGGTTCTTCTGCAGGGAGGAGCGATCGGCGCCGGCCTCATCGCCGCGAACGTATCCGCGGTGCGTGCGCTTGCGGCGACGAAGACGACTCCTGTCCGTCGTTCATTGCAGGGGCTTGCCTGGAACGATCCCATCGTCGCGACTTATCGCGATGCGGTCGGCATCATGAAACAGAAGCCCGCCAATGATAAGTTCAACTGGGTGCAACTCGCGAATTTTCACGGCAACATCAGCACAGGCTTCCGCTATTGCCCGCATGGCGACTGGTACTTCCTGCCGTGGCACCGCGCCTATACCGCGATGTACGAACGTATCGTTCGGAGCCTGACGAAGAATCAGGACTTCGCCATGCCCTACTGGGACTGGACGGCGAGCCCGACAATGCCCGAGGTGTTCCTGCCGGAGAAGACCCCGGACGGAAAGACCAACTGGCTGTGCGTGAATGAGGACGGCAGGAAACGGACGTGGCCGCCGACACAGCCGATGCCGGCGAACATCGTGGGGCCCGCGGTTCTCAGTACGATTCTCAACGCGTCACCTTACGAGGTTTTCGGGACCAGCCGCCCCGCGGGCCAGAACTCGCTCGATCCTTCCTGGATCACCGGCGGAGGCGGCGTGCAAGGCACGCTCGAAGCGACGCCGCACAACCAGGTCCACAACAACATCGGTGGCTGGATGCCGACCGCCGCATCGCCGCGCGACCCGATATTCTTCATGCACCACGGCAATATCGACCGCATCTGGGCGCTGTGGAATCTCAAGCATCAGAACAGCACAGATCCGCTCTGGACCGACATGCCGTTCAAGGAAAACTTCCTCAATCCGGACGGGTCGTTCTGGTCTCCCAAAGTGTCCGACCTCTATGTGCCCGAAAAGCTTGGTTACAGCTATGGCTTCACGCAGACTCCGGTCGTCGCCAGCAGCGCCCGAACAATGACCCTGGAGCGCTCGCTCAACGCCGTTCTCGGCGCGAAGGCTGCCTCTAAAGTTGAGGCCGGCAAGGTCGAAACCGCGGTGGTTGAAAACAACAAGAGCGCGACGCCCGGCGCCGCGCTGGCTCTCAAAATCGAGGTGCCGCAGGCGGCCTTGCAGGGCGTCGTGCGGAGCGCGCCCGTGGGCTCCGGATTCGACACCATGGACTTTGCTGCGGCCCGCGAGGCGTCGGCGCGCGGAAGCCGCGCTCTGGCCATTATCCGGAATGTCGCCATCACCGATCCGAGCACGACGACGATGCAGATTTATCTGGGCGATGAGCCTGTTCCAGCCGACGCCTCACCCTCGGATCGCCGCTACGTGGGTAGTTTCGCCATGCTCGATCACGGTGGCGGCGGCCATGGTGCGCACGGCGACCACGAACGTCCATCTTTCGTCCTCGATCTTACCGATGCCCTTCAGAAGGTTTACGGTTCAGCCGGAACCATTCCAGGCGCCATCGGGTTGCAACTCGTCGTGAGCAATGAGACCGGTAGCGGCAAGGCGGGCAGCGCGACGCCGCAGCGCGTCGAGGTCGTTCTCGTTTCAGGGTAG